In one Lycium barbarum isolate Lr01 chromosome 7, ASM1917538v2, whole genome shotgun sequence genomic region, the following are encoded:
- the LOC132602358 gene encoding VQ motif-containing protein 11-like, producing MASSSHTLHNQNNNQPNNVVMNISCASPSSNNNNSTTFVQADPSNFRSIVQKLTGHDESSCHPIGKSNFGKKGPPQRSIFKLHERRHSARKLENIFTNKILSSPNYSTSRQRSNFLASPVSPLEMMTRGISPRSPMEEEKEEERAIAEKGFYLHPSTPRGSQPPQLLPLFPLQSPTATHHSSS from the coding sequence ATGGCTTCTTCTAGCCATACACTACATAACCAAAACAACAACCAACCCAATAATGTTGTGATGAACATCTCATGTGCTTCTCCATCTAGTAACAATAATAATAGTACTACTTTTGTCCAAGCTGACCCCTCTAACTTCCGCTCCATCGTCCAAAAACTCACCGGTCATGATGAATCTTCATGTCATCCCATCGGAAAATCCAACTTTGGCAAGAAAGGTCCTCCTCAACGATCGATATTTAAGTTGCACGAACGAAGGCATAGTGCAAGAAAGCTTGAAAATATTTTCACTAATAAAATCTTGTCATCACCTAATTATTCTACGTCTAGGCAAAGAAGTAATTTTCTTGCATCTCCAGTGTCCCCTCTTGAAATGATGACACGTGGAATAAGTCCAAGATCACCaatggaagaagaaaaagaagaagaaagagctATTGCTGAGAAAGGATTTTACTTGCATCCAAGTACTCCTAGAGGTTCTCAGCCACCTCAACTCTTGCCTTTATTTCCACTTCAATCTCCTACAGCTACACATCATTCTTCTTCTTAG